One window of the bacterium genome contains the following:
- a CDS encoding VCBS repeat-containing protein produces MQSEWITRGFEDFRRGSFDNGGQNLYVSRTGVLQRLHFLDLSGDGWPDLLICNSQNHWERPPCYVYPTPLAGGARVELPSDGSVAGVVADLNGDGYDDLVLAMDYNGSRTDLNAFIYYGGPAGLSPHRRVEIPAPGASAVACGDFNGDGRPDLAFVCGGRVRLFAQSDLGFEPQRFVDLPLEAEQIVADDLDGDGYADLLALTRERQARVYWGGADGLSPERCTTVEGVERGAPAPQEGTTGGSGEPRSDDTPETEQPFDARALAQVVRLGGRPHLFLPGEDQFRLAPVRADRALGEPLVIAAAHALAVAAGDVNGDGHEHLVVASRGTHAGQECSWVYWGGPAGFDETRRTALPSHNACDVAVGDLDGDGCADIVLGQDRTDESYSYHSLVYRGTPTGVAPEPLTLEGHDTRRVLIARTSAAPDPQVILVNHRARRAGGDVDPMVYWGGPEGFSPERRHPLQGRDAVDAVCCDLDDDGFPEIVTANCSENATHLDPGSFIFRGRDGDYAYEPATILPTTRAHGVCCADLNHDGYLDLVFVGFSFGDILIFYGGPEGYDIGHPQRISMATEGEKWDQPRWISLADLNGDGWLDLIVPQIGSDRSFILWNGPEGFSMERKQLLSVIHASCAQAADLTGNGYLDLIIAGHTPSLQGPHDSFVYIYWNGPEGLREDNRMQLPAQGVNALGVADFNNDGHLDLFVANYHDGRERDIHSFIYWGQEDGTFRADCRTRLFAHSASGAVTADFNRDGWVDLGIAYHKVENDHLGHSAVWWNGPEGFSERNVTCLPSEGPHGMTRVGSGNQRDRGPEELYASAPHELPGGVETLRVSWEADVPEGTWVRAQVRVAEAEEALAQAAWLGPEGEGSWGGYDNAIALPTAQARWVQYRLALGARDGCGTPRVREVRVSWTAAAR; encoded by the coding sequence ATGCAGAGCGAATGGATCACCCGTGGCTTCGAGGACTTCCGACGCGGCAGCTTCGACAACGGCGGCCAGAACCTCTACGTGTCGCGGACGGGCGTGCTGCAGCGCCTGCACTTCCTGGACCTGAGCGGCGACGGCTGGCCCGATCTGCTGATCTGCAACAGCCAGAACCACTGGGAGCGCCCGCCGTGCTATGTGTATCCCACGCCCCTGGCGGGCGGGGCACGGGTGGAGCTGCCTTCGGACGGTTCCGTAGCCGGGGTCGTGGCCGATCTGAACGGCGACGGCTACGACGACCTCGTGCTGGCGATGGACTACAACGGGTCGCGGACGGACCTGAATGCCTTCATCTACTATGGCGGGCCCGCGGGCCTGAGCCCGCACCGGCGGGTCGAGATCCCCGCCCCCGGGGCCTCGGCCGTGGCCTGCGGCGACTTCAACGGCGACGGCCGCCCCGACCTGGCCTTCGTCTGCGGCGGCCGCGTTCGCCTCTTCGCCCAGTCCGACCTGGGCTTCGAGCCCCAGCGCTTCGTGGACCTGCCCCTCGAAGCCGAGCAGATCGTGGCCGACGATCTGGACGGCGACGGCTACGCGGACCTGCTGGCGCTGACGCGGGAGCGTCAGGCGCGCGTGTACTGGGGTGGGGCGGACGGGCTCAGCCCGGAGCGCTGTACCACAGTGGAAGGCGTGGAGCGCGGGGCTCCAGCCCCGCAGGAGGGGACGACTGGCGGCTCTGGAGAGCCGCGCTCCGACGACACGCCGGAGACCGAGCAGCCCTTTGATGCGCGGGCGCTGGCGCAGGTCGTGCGGCTGGGCGGCAGGCCGCACCTGTTCCTCCCGGGCGAGGACCAGTTCCGTCTGGCCCCCGTCAGGGCAGACCGCGCGCTGGGGGAGCCCCTGGTCATCGCCGCAGCCCACGCGCTGGCGGTAGCGGCGGGCGACGTGAACGGCGATGGGCACGAGCACCTCGTGGTGGCCTCGCGAGGAACCCACGCGGGCCAGGAGTGTTCCTGGGTGTACTGGGGCGGGCCCGCGGGCTTCGACGAGACCCGCCGCACGGCTCTGCCCTCGCACAATGCCTGCGATGTGGCCGTCGGCGATCTGGATGGCGACGGCTGCGCGGACATCGTGCTGGGCCAGGACCGCACCGACGAGTCGTACTCCTACCACTCGCTCGTGTACCGGGGCACGCCCACCGGCGTGGCCCCCGAGCCGCTGACGCTGGAGGGGCATGACACGCGGCGGGTGCTCATTGCCCGTACGAGCGCGGCGCCCGACCCGCAGGTGATCCTCGTCAACCACCGGGCGCGTCGGGCGGGGGGCGACGTGGACCCGATGGTCTACTGGGGCGGCCCCGAAGGCTTCAGCCCCGAGCGCCGCCATCCCCTCCAGGGGCGCGACGCGGTGGATGCGGTCTGTTGCGATCTGGATGACGACGGCTTCCCCGAGATCGTGACGGCCAACTGCTCGGAGAACGCGACACATCTGGACCCCGGCTCGTTCATCTTCCGGGGGCGCGATGGCGACTATGCCTATGAGCCGGCGACCATCCTGCCCACAACACGCGCCCATGGCGTGTGCTGCGCGGACCTGAACCACGATGGCTATCTCGACCTCGTCTTTGTGGGGTTCTCGTTCGGCGACATCCTGATCTTCTACGGCGGGCCTGAGGGCTACGACATCGGGCACCCGCAGCGGATCAGCATGGCGACAGAGGGGGAGAAGTGGGATCAGCCGCGTTGGATCAGCCTGGCCGACCTGAACGGCGACGGCTGGCTCGACCTGATCGTGCCGCAGATCGGCAGCGACCGCAGCTTCATCCTCTGGAATGGCCCCGAGGGCTTCAGCATGGAGCGCAAGCAACTGCTGTCGGTGATCCACGCCTCCTGCGCGCAGGCGGCCGACCTGACCGGCAATGGATACCTGGACCTCATCATCGCCGGCCACACGCCGTCCCTGCAGGGACCGCACGACTCGTTCGTGTACATCTATTGGAATGGCCCAGAGGGGCTGCGCGAGGACAACCGCATGCAGCTTCCCGCCCAGGGCGTCAATGCCCTCGGGGTGGCCGACTTCAACAATGACGGACATCTGGACCTCTTCGTGGCCAACTACCACGACGGCCGCGAGCGGGACATCCACTCCTTCATCTACTGGGGGCAGGAGGACGGCACGTTCCGCGCTGATTGCCGGACACGCTTGTTCGCCCATTCGGCCTCCGGCGCCGTGACGGCGGACTTCAACCGCGACGGCTGGGTAGACCTCGGGATCGCCTACCACAAGGTCGAGAACGATCACCTGGGTCACTCGGCCGTGTGGTGGAACGGTCCGGAGGGCTTCTCCGAGCGCAACGTCACCTGCCTCCCGTCCGAGGGGCCGCACGGAATGACGCGCGTGGGCTCGGGCAACCAGCGTGATCGGGGCCCCGAAGAGCTGTACGCATCCGCACCGCATGAGCTGCCGGGCGGGGTGGAGACACTACGGGTGAGCTGGGAGGCGGATGTCCCCGAGGGGACATGGGTGCGGGCACAGGTGCGGGTGGCCGAGGCTGAGGAGGCACTCGCACAGGCGGCGTGGCTGGGACCGGAGGGGGAAGGGTCGTGGGGCGGCTACGACAACGCGATCGCGTTGCCGACAGCGCAGGCGCGGTGGGTGCAGTACCGCCTGGCCCTCGGCGCTCGCGACGGCTGCGGCACCCCGCGGGTCCGCGAAGTGCGGGTGTCGTGGACCGCAGCAGCACGGTAG
- the ilvE gene encoding branched-chain-amino-acid transaminase — translation MPLQIWLDGQLVPEAEAKISVFDHGLLYGDGVFEGIRAYHGRVFKLQEHLQRMFDGAHCLSLQIPYSPEEMKQVVLETLRANGLQDAYIRLVVTRGKGDLGLDPAKCPVATVFCIATSISLYPEESYQKGLSLITCSTRRNTPQALNMSIKSLNYLNSILAKLECTSAGLSEGIMLTTDGYVAECTGDNIFLINGNELLTPPVHVGALPGITRQAVMDLAPGLGLELREDMFRIQSVYTAGEVFLTGTAAELIPVVQVDGRKVGDGKPGPTTQRLLEAFRKLVQTCGEPI, via the coding sequence ATGCCCTTGCAGATCTGGCTCGATGGCCAACTCGTTCCCGAAGCGGAGGCCAAGATATCTGTGTTCGATCACGGCCTGCTGTATGGCGACGGTGTCTTTGAGGGCATCCGGGCCTATCACGGCCGTGTATTCAAGCTGCAGGAGCACCTGCAGCGCATGTTCGATGGCGCGCATTGCCTCAGCCTGCAGATCCCCTACTCCCCCGAGGAGATGAAGCAGGTCGTGCTGGAGACTCTCCGCGCGAATGGCCTGCAGGACGCCTACATCCGCCTTGTGGTCACCCGGGGCAAGGGCGATCTGGGGCTCGATCCGGCCAAGTGCCCGGTCGCCACGGTCTTCTGCATCGCCACCTCGATCTCGCTCTACCCGGAAGAGTCCTACCAGAAGGGCCTGTCGCTGATCACCTGCTCGACGCGGCGGAACACGCCGCAGGCACTGAACATGTCCATCAAGTCGCTCAACTACCTCAACAGCATCCTGGCCAAGCTCGAATGCACGAGCGCCGGCCTGTCTGAGGGCATCATGCTCACCACGGACGGCTATGTGGCCGAATGCACGGGCGACAACATCTTCCTAATCAACGGCAACGAACTGCTGACGCCGCCGGTGCACGTGGGCGCCCTGCCGGGCATCACGCGCCAGGCCGTCATGGACCTGGCCCCCGGGCTGGGGCTGGAGCTGCGTGAGGACATGTTCCGCATCCAGTCGGTCTACACGGCCGGCGAGGTGTTCCTGACCGGCACCGCCGCCGAACTCATTCCGGTGGTGCAGGTGGACGGCCGCAAGGTCGGGGACGGCAAGCCGGGCCCGACCACCCAGCGCCTGCTGGAAGCCTTCCGCAAGCTGGTCCAGACCTGTGGCGAGCCCATCTAG
- a CDS encoding ATP-dependent Clp protease ATP-binding subunit has translation MAHDEAARMGAQLISTEHLLLGLMRLQEGSAVELLERLDIDLERLQSDLRRQMEAAPPADLAGKEPSFTPEAKRVLLRALKEAQQLGDYSVGTEHILIGLLREGRGAAFRLLHRHGADLPLIRQALAETGRHAMPREREKRSKTPTLDHFSRDLTQMARDGQLDPVIGRDEETERVIQILCRRTKNNPCLIGEAGVGKTAIVEGLAQHITDGDVPALLRDRRVVALDLASLVAGTKYRGEFEERMKRVMEEIRASQGEIIVFLDELHTIVGTGAAEGAMDASNILKPALARGELQCIGATTLDEFRKHIEKTPSLERRFQPVMVREPDRDQTLDILQGIKERYEEYHGVSFTPEALEASVDLSTRYIADRSLPDKAIDLLDEAGSRVKLRGYRQEAPAEDIPHTHALHRPRPASLPSDLDNFDDDDYDGPDLAPPGFTADWEADETTDMPQVSYDDIAQIVATWTGIPVVSLTEAESQRLLRMEAALHEDIVAQDEAIRTIARAVRRSRAGIKDPNRPTGSFIFLGPTGVGKTYLARMLAKFLFGNEDALVRIDMSEYMEKFAVSRLVGAPPGYVGYEESGQLTEAVRRRPYSVVLFDEIEKAHPEVFSILLQIMEDGRLTDAQGRVVDFKNCIVIMTSNVGARLITNTSAVGFVTDKAARTAQEHRRDYARMRTKVIDELKKTFSPEFLNRVDDILVFHALTQEEIAAIVDMEIDKVTRQLRGRGLALTITDEVRDLLVREGYDPDMGARPLRRAIRKYVEDPLSEYLLRLDQEVSGEITVSLDEEGNTRFVLQQTADALPTT, from the coding sequence ATGGCGCATGATGAGGCGGCGCGCATGGGCGCCCAACTGATCTCCACCGAGCACCTGCTGCTCGGGCTGATGCGCCTGCAGGAAGGCAGCGCCGTCGAACTGCTGGAGAGGCTGGACATTGACCTGGAGCGCCTGCAGAGCGACCTGCGCCGCCAGATGGAGGCGGCGCCGCCGGCCGACCTCGCCGGCAAGGAGCCGTCGTTTACCCCGGAAGCCAAGCGCGTGCTGCTGCGGGCCCTCAAGGAAGCCCAGCAACTGGGCGACTACAGCGTGGGCACCGAGCACATCCTCATCGGCCTGCTGCGCGAAGGGCGGGGGGCGGCCTTCCGCCTGCTACACCGCCATGGCGCCGATCTGCCGCTGATCCGCCAGGCTCTGGCCGAGACCGGCCGCCACGCCATGCCGCGCGAGCGCGAGAAGCGCAGCAAGACCCCGACGCTGGATCATTTCAGCCGCGACCTCACGCAGATGGCGCGCGACGGGCAGCTTGACCCGGTCATCGGCCGCGACGAAGAGACCGAGCGCGTCATCCAGATACTCTGCCGCCGCACCAAGAACAACCCCTGCCTCATCGGCGAGGCCGGTGTCGGCAAGACGGCCATCGTCGAGGGCCTGGCCCAGCACATCACCGACGGCGACGTGCCTGCGCTGCTGCGCGACCGGCGCGTCGTCGCCCTCGACCTCGCCAGCCTCGTCGCCGGCACCAAGTACCGCGGCGAGTTCGAGGAGCGCATGAAGCGCGTCATGGAAGAGATCCGCGCCAGCCAGGGCGAGATCATCGTCTTCCTCGACGAGTTGCACACCATCGTCGGCACCGGCGCCGCCGAGGGCGCGATGGACGCCAGCAACATCCTCAAGCCGGCGCTGGCCCGCGGCGAGCTGCAGTGCATCGGCGCCACGACCCTGGACGAGTTCCGCAAGCACATCGAGAAGACGCCCTCCCTGGAGCGCCGCTTCCAGCCCGTCATGGTCCGGGAGCCGGATCGCGACCAGACCCTCGACATCCTCCAGGGCATTAAGGAGCGCTACGAGGAGTACCACGGCGTCTCGTTCACACCCGAGGCGCTGGAGGCGTCGGTGGACCTCTCCACCCGCTACATCGCCGACCGCTCGCTGCCCGACAAGGCCATTGACCTGCTCGACGAGGCCGGCTCGCGCGTGAAGCTCCGGGGCTACCGCCAGGAGGCCCCCGCGGAGGACATCCCGCACACCCACGCCCTGCACCGGCCGCGCCCGGCGTCGCTGCCTAGCGACCTGGATAACTTCGACGACGATGACTACGACGGGCCGGACCTGGCCCCGCCCGGCTTCACCGCTGACTGGGAAGCCGACGAGACCACCGACATGCCCCAGGTCTCCTATGACGACATCGCTCAGATCGTGGCGACGTGGACCGGCATTCCGGTGGTCTCGCTGACCGAGGCCGAGTCCCAGCGGCTCCTGCGCATGGAGGCCGCCCTGCACGAGGATATCGTGGCCCAGGACGAGGCCATCCGCACCATCGCCCGGGCCGTCCGCCGCTCGCGGGCGGGCATCAAGGACCCGAACCGCCCCACCGGCTCGTTCATCTTCCTGGGGCCGACCGGCGTGGGCAAGACCTACCTGGCGCGGATGCTGGCCAAGTTCCTGTTCGGCAACGAGGACGCTCTGGTCCGCATTGACATGTCCGAGTACATGGAGAAGTTCGCGGTCAGCCGTCTCGTGGGCGCGCCCCCTGGCTACGTCGGCTACGAGGAGAGCGGGCAGCTCACTGAGGCCGTCCGCCGCCGCCCCTACTCCGTCGTGCTCTTTGACGAGATCGAGAAGGCCCACCCGGAGGTCTTCAGCATCCTGCTGCAGATCATGGAGGATGGGCGCCTGACCGACGCCCAGGGCCGCGTGGTGGACTTCAAGAACTGCATCGTCATCATGACGAGCAACGTGGGCGCCCGGCTCATCACCAACACGTCGGCCGTGGGCTTTGTGACCGACAAGGCTGCCCGCACCGCCCAGGAGCACCGCCGCGACTATGCCCGCATGCGCACGAAGGTCATAGACGAACTCAAGAAGACCTTCAGCCCCGAGTTCCTCAACCGCGTGGATGACATCCTGGTTTTCCATGCGCTGACCCAGGAGGAGATTGCGGCCATCGTGGACATGGAGATCGACAAGGTCACCCGGCAGTTGCGGGGACGGGGCCTGGCCCTGACGATCACGGACGAGGTCCGCGACCTGCTCGTGCGGGAGGGCTACGACCCGGACATGGGCGCCCGACCCCTGCGGCGAGCGATACGCAAGTACGTCGAGGACCCCCTGTCTGAGTACCTGCTCCGCCTGGACCAGGAGGTTAGCGGCGAGATCACCGTCAGCCTGGACGAGGAAGGCAACACGCGCTTCGTCCTGCAGCAGACGGCAGACGCGCTGCCCACAACCTGA
- a CDS encoding acyl-CoA thioesterase, with protein sequence MFTVTVTPRFGDVDGLRHVNNTRLPEWFELGRGPFYRFFCPELDFERWNLILAHLGVDFQAPMILGHNVEIRTYVQRVGNSSFTTVQEAWQRGELCATGETVIVHYDFAAKRSLPIPDDTRTALLAHARPEP encoded by the coding sequence ATGTTCACAGTCACTGTCACGCCGCGCTTCGGCGACGTGGACGGCCTCCGCCACGTCAACAACACCCGCTTGCCCGAGTGGTTCGAGCTGGGCCGCGGGCCCTTCTACCGGTTCTTCTGCCCGGAGCTGGACTTCGAGCGCTGGAACCTCATCCTGGCTCACCTCGGCGTGGACTTCCAGGCCCCGATGATCCTGGGGCACAACGTGGAGATCCGGACGTACGTCCAGCGCGTCGGTAACTCGTCGTTCACGACGGTGCAGGAAGCCTGGCAGCGCGGGGAACTGTGTGCCACCGGGGAGACCGTCATCGTCCACTACGACTTCGCGGCGAAGCGCTCGCTGCCCATCCCGGACGACACGCGCACCGCCCTCCTGGCGCACGCCCGCCCGGAGCCGTAG
- a CDS encoding amidohydrolase, whose protein sequence is MTQLIDPQRYERVDRRVFADEFEEFLPAEVYDAHVHLHIPGNGVPSAEAIAESWASEAPHALSREQLAEVQRFLFPGRRTRSLVFANPSKWADIPAANAYVAGTVAAGESDALLVTRPEWPADAVQRLLEDGGFIGFKPYPGLVGGRFDENVALDDFLPPAHQALADKLGLIVVLHLPRPERLRDPRNQAEVRRMVGTYPNLRLIIAHIGRAYTMSFAEPGLQALHDLPVHWDFAMNLNADVLKLAMQMVGPERLLYGSDLPIALMRGMRRHQGDEYINYSDGDYRWNTPDRRQPPEVEAGYTLYLYEELRAFKQAAQRMGWGRIEVSRVMNDNARALVANVGRQ, encoded by the coding sequence ATGACCCAGTTGATTGACCCGCAGCGGTACGAGCGCGTGGACCGGCGCGTCTTCGCCGACGAGTTCGAGGAGTTCCTGCCCGCCGAGGTGTACGACGCGCACGTGCACCTGCACATACCCGGGAACGGTGTGCCCAGCGCCGAGGCCATTGCGGAGTCGTGGGCCTCCGAGGCCCCGCACGCGCTGAGCCGTGAGCAACTGGCCGAGGTGCAGCGTTTCCTGTTCCCCGGCCGGCGCACACGCAGCCTGGTCTTCGCCAACCCCAGCAAGTGGGCCGACATCCCGGCAGCCAATGCGTACGTGGCAGGAACCGTCGCGGCCGGTGAGTCCGATGCCCTGCTGGTCACTCGGCCCGAGTGGCCCGCCGATGCGGTACAGCGGCTGCTGGAGGACGGCGGGTTCATCGGCTTCAAGCCGTACCCCGGGCTGGTCGGCGGGCGCTTCGATGAGAACGTGGCGCTGGACGACTTCCTCCCGCCCGCGCACCAGGCGCTGGCCGACAAGCTGGGCCTGATCGTGGTGCTGCACCTGCCCCGCCCCGAGCGGCTGCGCGACCCGCGCAACCAGGCCGAGGTGCGCCGCATGGTCGGGACCTACCCGAACCTGCGGCTCATCATCGCGCACATCGGCCGCGCCTACACCATGAGCTTCGCTGAGCCGGGCCTGCAGGCGCTGCACGACCTGCCCGTCCATTGGGACTTCGCGATGAACCTGAACGCCGACGTGCTCAAGCTGGCCATGCAGATGGTCGGCCCGGAGCGGCTCCTGTATGGCAGCGACCTGCCGATCGCGCTGATGCGCGGGATGCGGCGGCACCAGGGCGATGAGTACATCAACTACAGCGATGGCGACTACCGCTGGAACACTCCCGACCGCCGCCAGCCGCCGGAAGTCGAGGCAGGCTACACGCTCTACCTGTACGAGGAGCTGCGGGCCTTCAAGCAGGCTGCGCAGCGGATGGGGTGGGGGAGAATTGAAGTGTCGCGCGTGATGAACGACAACGCGCGGGCATTGGTGGCGAACGTGGGCAGGCAGTAG
- a CDS encoding GNAT family N-acetyltransferase, with amino-acid sequence MPEITYRPATEADLEPIVAIARRIWTMGMSKRLEDRFGVQGGKSWDEWTADDIGGAVRARLATCLVAEVDGQVAGWVTWIINRDRNQGQIGYNGVAPEFRGHGLGTTLVQMALAKLREAGMPLAVVITGLDEGHAAARRVYERCGFEPFHQSVTYVMELKR; translated from the coding sequence ATGCCGGAGATCACCTACCGTCCCGCCACCGAGGCCGATCTGGAGCCCATCGTCGCCATCGCCCGGCGCATCTGGACGATGGGGATGAGTAAGCGCCTGGAAGACCGCTTCGGCGTCCAGGGCGGGAAGAGCTGGGACGAGTGGACCGCCGACGACATCGGCGGTGCCGTCCGGGCGCGGCTGGCCACCTGTCTGGTCGCTGAAGTGGACGGGCAAGTGGCCGGATGGGTCACCTGGATCATCAACCGCGACCGCAACCAGGGGCAGATCGGCTACAACGGGGTGGCCCCGGAGTTCCGCGGCCATGGCCTCGGCACGACCCTGGTGCAGATGGCCCTGGCCAAGCTGCGCGAGGCCGGGATGCCGCTTGCGGTGGTCATCACCGGGCTGGATGAGGGCCATGCCGCTGCACGGCGCGTGTACGAGCGCTGTGGCTTCGAGCCGTTCCACCAGTCGGTCACCTACGTCATGGAGCTGAAGCGATGA
- a CDS encoding NAD-dependent deacylase: MSPDLSALAEAIVARLTDHALLTVSTGAGMSRESGIPTFRGEEGVWRTYRAEDVATPEAFRHHPRLFWEFNDHLRQLIHQASPHAGHVALAELQQKLPPRAQVRLITQNIDRLHEEAGSTDVIHLHGDIIRVVCPRCGFADDNYPVPAPELPPVCECGRLLRPDIVLFGEALPADDLEEAFALAETCDVMLVVGTSVNVQPAASLPFVAREHGALVVEINPEATILTGTAAVSLRGAAGEILPPLVEAILAAWE; this comes from the coding sequence ATGTCCCCTGATCTCTCCGCTCTGGCCGAGGCCATTGTCGCACGTCTCACCGACCACGCTCTGCTCACCGTTTCCACCGGGGCCGGGATGTCGCGCGAGAGCGGCATCCCGACCTTCCGCGGGGAGGAGGGCGTCTGGCGCACCTACCGCGCCGAGGACGTCGCCACCCCGGAGGCCTTCCGCCACCATCCCCGCCTCTTCTGGGAGTTCAACGACCACCTGCGCCAGCTCATCCACCAGGCGTCGCCCCACGCGGGGCATGTGGCCCTCGCCGAGTTGCAGCAGAAGCTGCCCCCGCGCGCTCAGGTGCGCCTCATCACCCAGAACATAGACCGCCTCCACGAGGAAGCCGGCAGCACGGACGTCATCCACCTGCACGGCGACATCATCCGGGTCGTCTGCCCGCGCTGCGGGTTCGCCGATGACAACTACCCCGTGCCGGCCCCCGAATTGCCGCCGGTCTGCGAATGCGGGCGGCTGCTGCGGCCCGACATCGTGCTGTTCGGCGAGGCCTTGCCGGCCGACGACCTGGAGGAGGCCTTCGCCCTGGCTGAGACGTGTGATGTGATGCTCGTGGTGGGCACCTCGGTCAACGTCCAGCCGGCTGCCTCGCTGCCCTTCGTGGCGCGGGAGCACGGGGCGCTTGTCGTCGAGATCAACCCCGAGGCCACGATCCTGACGGGCACGGCGGCGGTGTCGCTGCGGGGCGCCGCCGGCGAGATCCTGCCCCCGCTGGTCGAGGCCATCCTCGCCGCCTGGGAGTGA
- a CDS encoding biotin transporter BioY, whose protein sequence is MHEREMTDTMAADRPLTTQIALEVGLAATFTVAMVAGAHLKIPLPFTPVPLTLQTLVALLAGGLLGARLGFVSATGYLLLSLLGLSVMAGPSFVGPTGGYVLGFVLAAVVMGLAVRLAERGGTALWLVAGAAGGSLVILLCGSLWLSAYTGQDWVRALQLGALPFLPGDALKTAAAVVVVRQLRPRMRRVLG, encoded by the coding sequence ATGCACGAACGTGAGATGACCGACACGATGGCCGCCGACCGGCCGCTGACGACGCAGATCGCGCTGGAGGTGGGGCTGGCGGCGACGTTCACGGTAGCGATGGTCGCCGGCGCGCACCTGAAGATTCCCCTGCCCTTCACCCCGGTGCCGCTCACGCTGCAGACGCTGGTGGCGTTGCTGGCCGGCGGCCTGTTGGGGGCGCGGCTGGGCTTTGTGTCGGCGACAGGCTACCTGCTGCTCAGCCTGCTGGGACTGTCGGTGATGGCCGGCCCGAGCTTCGTCGGACCAACCGGCGGCTACGTGCTGGGCTTTGTGCTGGCAGCGGTGGTCATGGGCCTGGCGGTGCGCCTTGCGGAACGGGGCGGGACGGCGCTCTGGCTCGTCGCGGGGGCGGCCGGCGGCAGCCTGGTCATCCTGCTGTGCGGATCGCTCTGGCTGAGCGCCTATACCGGGCAGGACTGGGTGAGAGCCCTGCAACTGGGCGCCCTGCCGTTCCTGCCGGGGGACGCGCTGAAGACGGCAGCGGCAGTGGTGGTCGTGCGGCAACTGCGGCCGCGGATGAGGCGGGTGCTGGGCTAG
- a CDS encoding exo-alpha-sialidase: MNIVQQSLVFDNLPGRPSSHCATLTETADGSVLAAWYSGTHEGHTDVAIMAAHYGSEGWSSPVCWHDTPGLSDGNPLLYTLPDGTVILWFVTIQGQGWDTARPYWQRSHDGGRTWTAPERFSDRDGLMFRCRPLQLSSGRTIVPAYDEITWEGLPLLSDDDGQNWREAGRMVAPPGCIQPAIVELDDGSLLAVLRTGGDGGCLWESRSADGGETWSPGVAMDLPNPNAGVDLVRLVDGRLLLAYNPLSRGRHRLALAVANGQARHWRSLDLENEPGQEFSYPALVQARSGLCHLLYTYRRESIKHVIIDPE, translated from the coding sequence ATGAACATCGTGCAGCAGTCACTTGTCTTCGACAACCTGCCCGGTCGTCCGTCGAGCCACTGCGCTACGCTGACGGAGACGGCCGACGGCTCGGTTCTGGCGGCCTGGTACAGCGGTACCCATGAGGGGCACACGGATGTCGCCATCATGGCCGCCCACTACGGCTCGGAGGGCTGGTCAAGCCCTGTCTGTTGGCATGACACGCCGGGCCTGTCGGACGGCAACCCCCTGCTCTACACCTTGCCCGACGGCACGGTCATCCTCTGGTTCGTCACCATCCAGGGCCAGGGCTGGGACACGGCACGACCCTACTGGCAGCGCTCGCACGATGGCGGCCGTACGTGGACCGCGCCGGAACGCTTCAGCGACCGCGACGGGCTCATGTTCCGGTGCCGCCCCCTGCAGCTTTCGTCGGGCCGGACCATCGTGCCGGCCTACGACGAGATCACCTGGGAGGGCCTGCCGCTGCTGTCCGATGACGATGGGCAGAACTGGCGGGAGGCTGGCCGCATGGTCGCCCCGCCCGGCTGCATCCAGCCGGCGATCGTGGAACTGGACGACGGCTCGCTGCTGGCGGTCCTGCGCACCGGCGGCGACGGCGGCTGCCTGTGGGAGAGCCGCTCGGCGGACGGTGGTGAGACCTGGTCGCCCGGCGTGGCCATGGACCTGCCGAATCCCAATGCGGGCGTGGACCTGGTGCGCCTGGTGGACGGCCGACTGCTTCTGGCGTACAATCCCCTGTCGAGGGGACGCCATCGCTTGGCCCTCGCCGTAGCCAATGGACAGGCCCGCCACTGGCGCAGCCTGGACCTGGAGAACGAGCCGGGCCAGGAGTTCTCCTATCCCGCTCTCGTGCAGGCCCGGTCGGGATTGTGTCATCTACTATACACGTACCGCCGCGAGAGTATCAAGCACGTCATCATTGACCCGGAGTAG
- a CDS encoding DUF5706 domain-containing protein has protein sequence MNVTDSQDFTRQERLTFLHRCYQQMDEQVRYSNQKASYILTTVGAVFVGCGAALLGPKIGNPMDIALLISGLVLCGAAGAASCVAIFPIIRHRQGSTARSLMFFGSISRMSVHEYVEAVRGLTEGQIEEELARQIHTLSCLAQEKYHWVRISTAILAPSMLLLFGAFIGIFTR, from the coding sequence ATGAACGTCACCGACAGCCAGGACTTCACGCGGCAGGAGCGCCTGACGTTCCTGCACCGCTGCTACCAGCAGATGGACGAGCAGGTACGCTACTCGAACCAGAAGGCCTCGTACATCCTGACTACCGTCGGCGCGGTCTTCGTGGGCTGTGGCGCAGCCCTCCTGGGCCCCAAGATTGGCAACCCCATGGACATCGCGCTGCTGATCTCCGGGCTGGTGCTGTGCGGCGCTGCCGGAGCCGCCTCGTGTGTCGCCATCTTCCCCATCATCCGCCACCGCCAGGGCTCCACGGCCCGCTCGCTGATGTTCTTCGGCAGCATCTCGCGCATGTCGGTCCACGAGTATGTGGAGGCCGTGCGCGGGTTGACCGAGGGGCAGATCGAGGAGGAGCTGGCCCGGCAGATCCACACCCTCTCGTGCCTGGCACAGGAGAAGTACCACTGGGTGCGCATCTCGACGGCCATCCTCGCCCCGAGCATGCTCCTGCTCTTCGGCGCCTTCATCGGCATCTTCACACGCTAG